In the genome of Misgurnus anguillicaudatus chromosome 11, ASM2758022v2, whole genome shotgun sequence, one region contains:
- the cnih1 gene encoding protein cornichon homolog 1, producing the protein MAFTFAAFCYMLALLLTAALIFFAIWHIIAFDELKTDYKNPIDQCNTLNPLVLPEYLIHVFFCVMFLCAAEWLTLGLNMPLLAYHVWRYTSRPVMSGPGLYDPTTIMNADILAYCQKEGWCKLAFYLLSFFYYLYGMIYVLVSS; encoded by the exons ATGGCGTTCACATTCGCGGCCTTTTGTTATATGCTGGCGCTACTGCTGACGGCGGCCCTTATTTTCTTCGCTATTTGGCAT ATAATCGCATTTGATGAGCTGAAGACGGATTATAAGAATCCCATAGACCAGTGTAACACATTGAACCCG CTCGTATTGCCGGAGTACCTCATCCATGTGTTCTTCTGTGTGATGTTCCTGTGCGCTGCAGAATGGCTGACACTTGGACTCAACATGCCCCTGTTGGCCTATCATGTTTGGAG GTATACGAGCCGTCCTGTGATGAGTGGACCTGGATTGTATGATCCCACAACTATAATGAATGCAGATATTTTGGCATACTGTCAGAAGGAGGGTTGGTGCAAACTTGCGTTTTACCTCCTCTCATTCTTCTACTATCTTTATGG AATGATTTATGTACTGGTGAGCTCCTAA
- the cdkn3 gene encoding cyclin-dependent kinase inhibitor 3 isoform X2: MSIYAISTVAMRTSEFDSSDEEDFGEEETTPLQISWLSLSMVECSQSLGICSLPGCRYKDIRRNLQKDVAEICNQGVEDVFVFCTRGELVRYRVPCLLEAYSQRGLRVHHLPFPDGGAPELSQCVCILEELQDCLQNQRRTVIHCYGGLGRSGLIAACLLLQLSVSMTPGKALDILRELRGGGAIQTVKQYNFLHEFREKFEAYQETKEPLSERSLSR, translated from the exons ATGTCAATATACGCGATATCT ACAGTGGCAATGAGAACAAGTGAGTTTGATTCTTCAGATGAAGAAGATTTTGGCGAGGAAGAAACCACACCTCTTCAGATCTCATG GTTGTCTCTGTCAATGGTTGAGTGTTCCCAGTCTCTTGGTATCTGTTCTTTACCAG GATGCAGATATAAAGACATCAGAAGAAACTTGCAGAAAGATGTTG CTGAGATATGTAATCAGGGTGTAGAAGACGTGTTTGTATTCTGTACCAGAGGAGAGCTGGTGCGATACAGAGTGCCCTGTCTACTAGAAGCTTATTCCCAGCGTGGCCTCAGAGTGCACCACCTGCCCTTCCCAGACGGGGGCGCACCAGAGCTTTCTCAATGCGTCTGCATACTGGAGGAACTGCAGGACTGCCTGCAGAATCAACGCAGGACTGTCATACATTGTTA TGGAGGCCTGGGACGATCAGGATTAA TTGCTGCATGTTTGCTGCTGCAGCTCTCCGTCTCCATGACGCCCGGTAAAGCATTGGACATCCTGCGGGAACTGAGAGGGGGCGGAGCCATTCAGACAGTCAAG CAATACAACTTCCTGCACGAGTTTCGAGAAAAGTTCGAGGCGTATCAAGAAACCAAAGAGCCTCTTTCAGAGAGATCACTGTCCAGATGA
- the cdkn3 gene encoding cyclin-dependent kinase inhibitor 3 isoform X1, translating to MRMRSRMQGVSTVAMRTSEFDSSDEEDFGEEETTPLQISWLSLSMVECSQSLGICSLPGCRYKDIRRNLQKDVAEICNQGVEDVFVFCTRGELVRYRVPCLLEAYSQRGLRVHHLPFPDGGAPELSQCVCILEELQDCLQNQRRTVIHCYGGLGRSGLIAACLLLQLSVSMTPGKALDILRELRGGGAIQTVKQYNFLHEFREKFEAYQETKEPLSERSLSR from the exons ATGCGCATGCGCAGTAGGATGCAGGGTGTTTCG ACAGTGGCAATGAGAACAAGTGAGTTTGATTCTTCAGATGAAGAAGATTTTGGCGAGGAAGAAACCACACCTCTTCAGATCTCATG GTTGTCTCTGTCAATGGTTGAGTGTTCCCAGTCTCTTGGTATCTGTTCTTTACCAG GATGCAGATATAAAGACATCAGAAGAAACTTGCAGAAAGATGTTG CTGAGATATGTAATCAGGGTGTAGAAGACGTGTTTGTATTCTGTACCAGAGGAGAGCTGGTGCGATACAGAGTGCCCTGTCTACTAGAAGCTTATTCCCAGCGTGGCCTCAGAGTGCACCACCTGCCCTTCCCAGACGGGGGCGCACCAGAGCTTTCTCAATGCGTCTGCATACTGGAGGAACTGCAGGACTGCCTGCAGAATCAACGCAGGACTGTCATACATTGTTA TGGAGGCCTGGGACGATCAGGATTAA TTGCTGCATGTTTGCTGCTGCAGCTCTCCGTCTCCATGACGCCCGGTAAAGCATTGGACATCCTGCGGGAACTGAGAGGGGGCGGAGCCATTCAGACAGTCAAG CAATACAACTTCCTGCACGAGTTTCGAGAAAAGTTCGAGGCGTATCAAGAAACCAAAGAGCCTCTTTCAGAGAGATCACTGTCCAGATGA
- the cdkn3 gene encoding cyclin-dependent kinase inhibitor 3 isoform X3: protein MRMRSRMQGVSTVAMRTSEFDSSDEEDFGEEETTPLQISWLSLSMVECSQSLGCRYKDIRRNLQKDVAEICNQGVEDVFVFCTRGELVRYRVPCLLEAYSQRGLRVHHLPFPDGGAPELSQCVCILEELQDCLQNQRRTVIHCYGGLGRSGLIAACLLLQLSVSMTPGKALDILRELRGGGAIQTVKQYNFLHEFREKFEAYQETKEPLSERSLSR, encoded by the exons ATGCGCATGCGCAGTAGGATGCAGGGTGTTTCG ACAGTGGCAATGAGAACAAGTGAGTTTGATTCTTCAGATGAAGAAGATTTTGGCGAGGAAGAAACCACACCTCTTCAGATCTCATG GTTGTCTCTGTCAATGGTTGAGTGTTCCCAGTCTCTTG GATGCAGATATAAAGACATCAGAAGAAACTTGCAGAAAGATGTTG CTGAGATATGTAATCAGGGTGTAGAAGACGTGTTTGTATTCTGTACCAGAGGAGAGCTGGTGCGATACAGAGTGCCCTGTCTACTAGAAGCTTATTCCCAGCGTGGCCTCAGAGTGCACCACCTGCCCTTCCCAGACGGGGGCGCACCAGAGCTTTCTCAATGCGTCTGCATACTGGAGGAACTGCAGGACTGCCTGCAGAATCAACGCAGGACTGTCATACATTGTTA TGGAGGCCTGGGACGATCAGGATTAA TTGCTGCATGTTTGCTGCTGCAGCTCTCCGTCTCCATGACGCCCGGTAAAGCATTGGACATCCTGCGGGAACTGAGAGGGGGCGGAGCCATTCAGACAGTCAAG CAATACAACTTCCTGCACGAGTTTCGAGAAAAGTTCGAGGCGTATCAAGAAACCAAAGAGCCTCTTTCAGAGAGATCACTGTCCAGATGA
- the si:ch211-67f24.7 gene encoding uncharacterized protein si:ch211-67f24.7, with protein MKAHEGDLGREISKVHGMVCELRAGFSRALLELNQIQQGDTELQSQLEDTRHGCNKRALHLESLVLSLKDELEEVRCQFRQLCGAQERRPPENPERESNGVENNSGQCDAAALAPPSSSVDGSLLINCYLQGLQVWQMTRHSTGPDSFSCHVTQSSLRRGKRRSVVEILLRSEREYVSSLNQLYDKYKSAPASATEKHEEFVKHVDQMLQRHLLFRNTLEERLTTDERSCAAGEAFLNLTGQHNKSFSDAYIGYVSGLATILTAEFTPTLQNKNSQENFRLLSLLFAPVSRIHTYLNIIQALLHSSGAGHADWCSLQESERVLLNLCTSCRMTLEKAELCEEGVGPEQVLRSRCCAESPDCGPSAFTKYRANASADTANDTAGPSTDSTLHKRKFCLVGLSRTLPRPSGILRNAREYMCEPPSSGWTAQYMWDGSTQQSHTGPVCVPFPPFPHHPLETGRFLNPEQSAGEEGKLTTPVRSPNTSAGLAVRVCGSPGLDGRVYTSDPPPHHHDDGDTDCDLADASVFDFSSVTTCSPDDTLRRLRGAEACDDEEGDDEDSEIPVLLKPSYTHNSGAVQAGGSLCMPWQIPRRVPIPSEVRTGLQGKTRNPKIHRTPISSHPSTIDFRPIWGPTYSQGDVMPAKENSVTFSATNQIISQQQETDQARTSYRGAGVQRAEAVWRESEDSEGPCSTV; from the exons ATGAAAGCCCATGAGGGAGACCTGGGGAGAGAGATCTCTAAG GTTCATGGGATGGTGTGTGAGTTGCGTGCGGGGTTTTCTCGTGCGCTGCTGGAGCTCAATCAGATTCAGCAGGGAGACACTGAGCTGCAGAGCCAGCTGGAGGACACAAGGCATGGCTGCAACAAGCGTGCTCTTCACCTTGAAAGTTTGGTGCTGTCCCTCAAG GATGAGCTGGAGGAGGTACGATGTCAGTTTCGTCAGCTCTGTGGGGCGCAGGAAAGAAGACCACCGGAGAATCCAGAAAGAGAGAG TAATGGGGTTGAAAACAATAGTGGACAGTGTGACGCTGCAGCACTCGCTCCTCCCTCTTCATCTGTGGATGGATCTCTCCTTATAAATTGTTACCTGCAAGGCTTGCAAGTTTGGCAAATGACCAGACACAGTACAG GCCCAGATTCCTTTTCCTGCCACGTGACGCAGAGCAGCTTACGCAGGG GCAAGAGGCGGAGTGTGGTGGAGATTCTTTTGCGATCTGAAAGGGAATATGTATCCAGTTTGAATCAGCTTTATGACAAATACAAATCAGCACCAGCCAGCGCAACTGAGAAACA TGAGGAGTTTGTAAAGCATGTTGATCAGATGCTGCAGCGCCACCTGCTGTTCCGCAACACACTGGAGGAGCGTCTAACCACAGATGAGAGGAGCTGTGCAGCTGGGGAAGCTTTTCTCAACCTCACCGGCCAACATAAT AAATCTTTCTCTGATGCATATATTGGATACGTGTCTGGTTTGGCCACCATCCTAACAGCAGAGTTCACCCCAACTTTACAGAACAAAAACTCACAG GAGAACTTCAGATTGCTTTCACTGCTGTTTGCGCCTGTTTCACGCATTCACACGTACCTGAACATCATACAG GCTCTGTTACACAGTTCTGGTGCTGGCCATGCAGACTGGTGTTCACTACAGGAGAGTGAGCGGGTGTTGTTGAATCTCTGCACAAGCTGTCGCATGACCTTAGAAAAGGCGGAGCTATGTGAAGAGGGGGTGGGGCCTGAACAAGT TTTGAGAAGCAGGTGCTGTGCAGAGAGCCCCGACTGTGGCCCTTCCGCCTTTACCAAGTACCGTGCCAATGCCAGTGCAGATACAGCCAATGACACAGCGGGCCCAAGCACAGACAGCACTTTACACAAGAGAAAGTTCTGTCTTGTTGGCCTTTCACGGACGCTACCTCGGCCCAGTGGCATCTTAAG AAATGCCCGGGAGTATATGTGTGAACCGCCCTCTAGTGGCTGGACTGCACAGTACATGTGGGATGGCAGCACACAGCAGAGCCATACAGGTCCTGTCTGTGTACCTTTTCCACCTTTTCCTCATCATCCCTTAGAGACCGGCCGGTTTTTAAATCCTGAACAGTCTGCTGGtgaagagggaaaactcaccACTCCTGTCAGAAGTCCAAACACCTCCGCTGGTCTTGCTGTACGTGTGTGTGGGTCTCCAGGGCTCGATGGACGCGTATACACATCTGACCCACCTCCTCATCACCACGATGATGGGGACACAGACTGCGACTTGGCAGATGCGTCCGTCTTTGACTTCTCTTCCGTGACGACCTGCAGCCCCGATGACACTCTCAGACGGCTGAGAGGGGCAGAGGCGTGTGATGATGAGGAAGGCGATGATGAAGACAGCGAGATTCCAGTTCTCCTCAAACCATCCTACACTCATAACTCTGGAGCTGTGCAGGCGGGGGGAAGCTTATGCATGCCGTGGCAGATACCCAGACGGGTTCCTATTCCATCCGAGGTGCGAACTGGTCTACAGGGGAAAACGCGCAAcccaaaaatacacagaacacccATCAGTTCCCACCCATCGACTATCGACTTCCGGCCGATATGGGGCCCAACATATTCACAG GGGGATGTAATGCCTGCAAAGGAGAACTCTGTGACGTTTAGTGCAACCAATCAGATCATTAGTCAGCAGCAAGAGACTGACCAAGCACG GACTTCATACAGAGGTGCTGGTGTCCAGAGAGCTGAAGCAGTGTGGCGTGAGAGTGAAGACAGCGAAGGACCCTGCAGTACAGTCTGA